One stretch of Enterobacter sp. RHBSTW-00994 DNA includes these proteins:
- a CDS encoding aldehyde dehydrogenase family protein, giving the protein MQQTEASCALHWVNGNWLDSEQHGESINPATGKKIGDYAIGDMNTARAAVTAASYAFNHTNWKHDRERRALVLHDLADRFEANAEKLAQLLSLENGKILPEARFEISLVAPGLRYCAGLVFQDGGRAAQWGNGRFSLVIREPVGVAGISVPWNSPVALLSRSLAPALAAGCTVVIKMPGQTAQVNALIARIISSSPLLPKGVVNMVTGEKDVLSFLVESPDVPVISFTGSTRTGRAIQAAGAACLKRFGLELGGKTPIIIFDDADLDAALLKTEKALTTFAGQFCMTGSRLLVQRGVANRVRERLIARLSTLKVGPASEAFSEMGPLIDKDNVERVDVMVERALQDGAVALVRGGPVREGPLASGAFYLPTFLEVDSSALAIVQEEVFGPVLTLQVFDTEEEAVALANQSEYGLAASIWSSDLNCPLRVAAHIDAGTVWINDWATIRDEFEEGGYKQSGQGRLRGLAQLDDFVEYKHIVLQPGAMSQKETEVENEHQ; this is encoded by the coding sequence ATGCAACAGACAGAGGCTTCTTGCGCATTGCACTGGGTCAACGGCAACTGGCTGGACAGCGAACAGCATGGTGAAAGTATCAACCCTGCAACAGGGAAAAAGATCGGCGATTATGCCATTGGTGATATGAATACTGCCAGGGCGGCGGTGACGGCGGCATCCTACGCCTTCAACCATACCAACTGGAAACATGACCGCGAACGTCGGGCCCTGGTTTTGCACGATCTGGCAGACCGTTTTGAGGCGAATGCCGAAAAACTGGCGCAGTTATTAAGCCTGGAAAATGGGAAAATTTTACCAGAGGCCCGCTTTGAAATATCACTGGTGGCCCCCGGCCTGCGTTACTGCGCGGGGCTTGTTTTTCAGGATGGAGGGCGCGCGGCACAGTGGGGTAACGGTCGTTTTTCGCTGGTGATCCGCGAACCTGTCGGTGTGGCGGGTATCAGTGTTCCGTGGAATTCGCCAGTGGCACTGCTGAGTCGCTCACTTGCACCTGCACTGGCGGCTGGATGTACCGTCGTCATAAAAATGCCAGGGCAGACGGCGCAAGTCAACGCACTGATTGCGCGCATCATCAGCAGCTCACCTTTACTCCCGAAGGGGGTGGTCAACATGGTGACCGGTGAAAAGGACGTGCTCAGTTTTCTGGTGGAATCACCGGATGTCCCGGTGATCAGTTTTACCGGCAGTACACGGACTGGCAGGGCAATTCAGGCGGCAGGTGCGGCATGCCTGAAACGCTTTGGTCTGGAGTTGGGCGGAAAAACCCCGATCATCATTTTTGATGATGCCGATCTGGATGCGGCACTGCTCAAAACCGAGAAAGCACTCACGACCTTTGCCGGTCAATTTTGCATGACAGGCAGCCGTTTACTTGTGCAACGTGGCGTCGCCAACCGGGTCCGTGAACGACTGATTGCACGCTTGTCCACACTGAAAGTAGGGCCTGCCAGCGAGGCTTTCAGTGAAATGGGACCGTTGATTGATAAAGACAACGTTGAGCGGGTGGACGTCATGGTTGAGCGTGCATTGCAAGACGGTGCTGTGGCACTGGTACGCGGCGGTCCTGTCAGGGAGGGGCCATTAGCTTCGGGGGCGTTTTACCTTCCTACTTTTCTGGAGGTCGACTCTTCGGCATTAGCCATTGTGCAGGAGGAGGTCTTTGGCCCGGTGTTGACTCTTCAGGTGTTCGATACAGAAGAAGAGGCGGTGGCGCTTGCAAACCAAAGCGAGTACGGCCTGGCTGCCAGCATCTGGTCATCTGACCTTAATTGTCCATTGCGAGTTGCCGCGCATATCGATGCAGGAACGGTCTGGATTAATGACTGGGCAACGATACGGGATGAGTTTGAGGAGGGGGGATATAAACAAAGTGGTCAAGGGCGGTTACGTGGTTTAGCGCAACTGGATGATTTTGTGGAGTACAAACATATCGTTTTACAACCTGGCGCAATGAGCCAGAAAGAGACAGAGGTGGAAAATGAGCATCAATAG
- a CDS encoding nuclear transport factor 2 family protein — protein MSINSRSVKMILVGLLAMVVLPVGAQTQTSEQAISTALKTRQPLDVVNAFLMNTAPDKVSSAAQQLVAPDATYISLNFNNPELKKIEPWAGTSKGPEAFVSTFSRVAKYWKIVDFTVEDIFASGDNVAVFGNFTYRSTGIGKQFNSPFSIHAKVKAGKITYFQFMEDTYASASSFRVSGDWEVKTDPDGASYRVGE, from the coding sequence ATGAGCATCAATAGCCGTTCAGTGAAGATGATTCTGGTGGGGTTGCTGGCAATGGTCGTCTTACCTGTTGGTGCACAGACGCAAACATCAGAACAGGCTATATCGACCGCGCTGAAGACCCGTCAACCGCTGGATGTCGTCAATGCGTTTTTAATGAACACCGCACCGGATAAAGTCTCATCAGCAGCACAGCAACTGGTTGCACCCGATGCGACTTATATCTCGCTGAATTTTAACAACCCAGAGTTGAAGAAAATTGAACCCTGGGCGGGAACGTCAAAAGGTCCGGAAGCCTTTGTCAGTACGTTTAGCCGTGTGGCGAAATACTGGAAAATAGTGGACTTCACTGTCGAGGATATATTCGCCAGTGGAGACAATGTGGCCGTGTTTGGGAACTTTACTTATCGCTCGACAGGCATTGGTAAGCAATTTAACTCACCATTTTCCATCCATGCCAAAGTGAAAGCGGGAAAAATTACCTATTTTCAGTTTATGGAAGATACTTATGCTTCGGCCAGTTCATTCCGGGTGAGTGGGGACTGGGAAGTGAAGACGGACCCTGACGGTGCATCTTACCGTGTGGGGGAATAG
- a CDS encoding LysR family transcriptional regulator, whose amino-acid sequence MASWTQKIKLQHLQILVALAEQGNLTQVARMMNITQPALSKWLTQFENDVGVTLFERHSKGLRPSEGGNLLLQHAQRLLNDLERSQYEMARFKQGGLVGSLKIGCSPVATDCVSQAILSLLSEMPGLHLDVEEKVMTPLLQDLLAGVVDVVVGRVGGRALTLPLNYQVLYTEPVCFVARPDHPLAGHHTISWEDLMSWRWIIWPTGTPIRLSIDNALADNGIMLPDNIIESASMNVSINLLQSSDMISILSLRLAKRYAGQGQLVILNLPEIEQKGSVGMFWRKNEIPSVALERFLHFLIQV is encoded by the coding sequence ATGGCGAGCTGGACCCAAAAAATAAAGCTACAGCACTTGCAGATCCTGGTTGCCCTGGCAGAACAGGGTAATCTGACGCAGGTTGCCCGGATGATGAATATCACCCAACCTGCGCTGTCAAAATGGTTAACACAGTTTGAAAATGACGTCGGTGTCACGCTTTTTGAACGTCACAGCAAAGGATTACGCCCCTCCGAAGGGGGCAATCTATTGTTGCAGCATGCCCAGCGACTCCTGAACGACCTTGAACGTTCACAGTATGAAATGGCGCGTTTTAAGCAGGGTGGACTGGTAGGAAGTCTGAAAATTGGCTGTTCCCCGGTGGCTACAGACTGTGTTTCTCAGGCTATCCTCAGCTTGCTCAGCGAAATGCCTGGCCTGCATCTGGATGTCGAAGAGAAAGTGATGACCCCACTTCTGCAGGATCTTCTTGCTGGCGTGGTCGATGTGGTGGTGGGACGGGTCGGCGGACGAGCGTTAACCCTTCCACTGAATTACCAGGTGTTATACACCGAGCCCGTCTGTTTCGTTGCCCGCCCGGATCATCCCCTGGCAGGACATCACACGATCTCGTGGGAAGACCTTATGTCATGGCGCTGGATTATCTGGCCAACCGGAACACCCATTCGTCTCAGCATTGATAATGCGCTGGCCGATAACGGCATTATGCTACCGGACAATATCATCGAATCCGCCTCAATGAACGTCAGCATAAACTTACTGCAAAGCAGCGATATGATATCAATTCTTTCTCTGCGACTGGCTAAGCGCTATGCCGGCCAGGGACAACTGGTCATTCTGAACTTACCGGAAATTGAACAGAAAGGCAGTGTGGGCATGTTCTGGCGTAAAAACGAAATCCCCTCCGTTGCACTGGAGCGTTTTTTACATTTTCTTATTCAGGTGTAA